From the genome of Gracilibacillus salitolerans, one region includes:
- a CDS encoding alpha-galactosidase — MPIQVNQEQLEFHLYNDNVSYIFRVLEKSHQLEHLYYGKRIHHRESFTHLIEREIRPSTNMFEGDHTSSMEHIKQEYPSYGSTDFRYPAHAILREDGSHITNFTYDSFQIIKGKKTLTNLPATYVENEEEADTLEIELIDDVLQCRLILSYTIYQNRNVITRNAKFINEGKETYYLDQAMSMNVDLADDQFDMVHLQGAWAREGHVETKRLSKGIQSIYSNRGASSHVFNPFFALKRSNADEHQGEVYGFSLVYSGNFLAQVEVDTYNVSRVNMGISPYRFKWKLAGGESFQTPESVLVYSDQGLNGMSQTFHKLYRERLVRGFWRDKVRPILINNWEATYFDFNEEKVLDIAKTARNLGIELFVLDDGWFGKRDDDTSSLGDWFEYEEKLPNGINGLSEKVEALDMQFGLWFEPEMVCKDTKLFEEHPDWILSTPERKASHGRNQFVLDFTRGEVVDYIFDLMDKIISKSKISYIKWDMNRHITEAFSQSLPADQQGEVYHRYILGVYNLYERLIKKYPEILFESCAGGGARFDPGMLYYAPQTWTSDDTDAVERLKIQYGTSMVYPLSAIGSHVSAIPNHQVGRLASLDTRAAVAYFGTFGYELDITKLTEAEKQKVKEQVAFFKEKRSFIRDGEFYRLSSPFENNETTWMVVNEEKSEALVGYYKVLAKPNEAYNRIKLTGLEPDTLYEVNGETTYYGSELMNIGIILAGNYINRANEYWGQEHPGDYQSRLFHLKALS, encoded by the coding sequence ATGCCTATTCAAGTGAACCAGGAGCAGTTAGAATTTCATCTGTACAACGATAATGTAAGTTACATTTTCCGTGTCTTAGAAAAAAGCCACCAGCTTGAACATTTATACTATGGTAAGCGAATTCACCACAGGGAATCATTCACCCATTTAATCGAACGAGAAATCCGTCCATCAACAAATATGTTTGAAGGGGACCATACTTCTTCCATGGAGCATATTAAACAAGAGTATCCTAGTTATGGATCAACAGACTTTCGTTATCCTGCTCATGCTATTTTAAGAGAAGATGGCAGTCATATTACTAACTTTACATACGATAGCTTTCAAATAATAAAAGGAAAAAAGACATTAACGAACTTACCCGCTACCTATGTTGAAAATGAAGAGGAAGCAGATACACTCGAAATTGAGTTAATAGATGACGTATTACAATGTCGATTAATTCTTTCTTATACTATTTACCAAAACCGTAATGTAATAACGCGAAATGCGAAATTTATAAATGAAGGTAAAGAAACTTATTATCTTGATCAGGCAATGAGTATGAATGTGGATTTAGCTGATGACCAATTCGATATGGTTCATTTACAAGGAGCCTGGGCAAGAGAAGGACATGTGGAAACGAAACGATTATCGAAAGGCATTCAATCGATTTATTCAAACCGTGGTGCAAGTAGCCATGTTTTTAATCCTTTTTTTGCTTTGAAACGTTCGAACGCAGATGAACATCAAGGAGAAGTGTACGGTTTCAGTCTTGTATACAGTGGGAATTTTTTAGCACAAGTAGAAGTAGACACCTATAACGTAAGCCGCGTTAACATGGGGATTAGCCCATATCGTTTTAAATGGAAATTAGCAGGCGGTGAAAGCTTCCAAACACCTGAAAGTGTGCTCGTTTATTCTGATCAAGGACTGAATGGTATGAGCCAAACTTTCCATAAGCTGTATCGCGAACGCTTAGTCAGAGGGTTTTGGCGCGATAAAGTTCGTCCTATCCTGATTAATAATTGGGAAGCAACTTATTTCGATTTTAATGAAGAGAAAGTACTGGACATTGCCAAAACAGCCCGAAACTTAGGAATTGAATTATTTGTTCTAGATGATGGCTGGTTTGGCAAACGTGATGATGACACAAGTTCACTTGGAGATTGGTTTGAATATGAAGAAAAATTGCCAAATGGTATCAATGGCTTAAGCGAAAAAGTAGAAGCGTTAGATATGCAATTTGGTCTTTGGTTTGAACCAGAAATGGTATGTAAAGATACCAAACTGTTTGAAGAACATCCTGACTGGATTCTTTCTACACCGGAACGCAAAGCTTCACACGGTCGAAACCAATTTGTACTAGACTTCACTCGAGGTGAGGTAGTTGATTATATTTTTGATTTAATGGATAAAATTATTTCAAAATCAAAAATCTCCTATATTAAGTGGGATATGAACCGGCATATAACCGAAGCCTTTTCACAAAGTCTACCTGCAGATCAACAAGGTGAAGTGTACCATCGTTATATTTTAGGTGTGTATAACTTATATGAACGTCTGATCAAGAAATATCCTGAAATCCTTTTTGAATCATGTGCCGGTGGCGGTGCCAGATTTGATCCGGGTATGTTATATTACGCCCCACAAACTTGGACAAGTGATGATACCGATGCAGTCGAACGTTTAAAGATTCAATATGGTACATCGATGGTCTATCCGTTAAGTGCGATCGGAAGTCACGTTTCTGCCATTCCAAATCATCAAGTCGGACGTCTTGCGTCGCTTGATACTCGAGCAGCGGTAGCCTATTTTGGTACTTTCGGTTATGAGTTGGATATTACGAAACTGACAGAAGCAGAAAAACAAAAAGTAAAAGAACAAGTTGCTTTCTTTAAAGAAAAAAGATCCTTCATAAGAGATGGGGAATTCTATCGACTATCCAGTCCGTTTGAAAATAATGAAACAACATGGATGGTGGTAAACGAAGAAAAATCGGAAGCATTAGTTGGTTATTATAAAGTACTGGCAAAACCGAATGAGGCGTATAACCGCATCAAATTAACCGGTCTAGAGCCAGATACATTGTATGAAGTAAATGGCGAAACGACGTATTATGGCAGTGAGCTGATGAATATCGGGATTATCCTGGCAGGTAATTACATTAACCGCGCTAATGAGTATTGGGGACAGGAGCATCCTGGGGATTATCAATCAAGATTGTTTCATTTAAAGGCGTTGTCGTAA